In the Neodiprion virginianus isolate iyNeoVirg1 chromosome 2, iyNeoVirg1.1, whole genome shotgun sequence genome, ACAGATGATTTATGACATAGGCTGGACTGTATTGCTTACCCGAATGTACTTCGCGAGGTTTCGGTAAGTTGGTCACGCAAGTGTGCGGACAAAGTAATACATTTGCAGGATGCAACGCTCCCTCGAGGAAACGACGTTTTGTCTCGGACAAATGGATTCCTCCTAGAGGCGTTTTGGGAAGATAATTAGGTGGCACTAAAGCGAGACAATAAATGCCAACCGCGTGAATCGAGTCGACGGCTTGTAGTACCCTGGACATCCACTGGAaactctgtaataaaaaaatattttcaattcgcaTCGTTTGACAAACGaaagtggataaaaaatttttaaaattaactAAGATCAACTGAAGATAAGCAGCAGCTGCTCACCTCTTCTTCGCTGCAGTCTGGTCTCTGTTCCGCGACGACGCATATCCTTTCATCTCTGAGTACCCTGACGCTGAAGACTGCGATTCTACCTCGATAAATAAACTTCATTGGTTCAACAGCGAGTACCGTAGCGATAATATCATCCGCGTTGTGCTTTCTTCCCGTAACAGTCATCAGGCCGTCTCGCGAACCACAAACAAAAACGAGACCTCCAGGTCCGAGAAAACCGAGCAGTCCTGATCTTGCGTATTCAACTTCACCCTGCGGCGTTCCATCTGGTAGTAAAGGCGATACTTTAAACGTGTTGTTAGTCAATCCTTGGAGTCCCCAATACTGGCTACCCGTCGCAGAACTATGTACACATATCTCTCCAACTTCGTCAGTTTTGCAAATGAATGGCTGCCCTTCCATTTTGACAACCACAACGACACCTGGAATTAAAAACGAACGGATAAATCACTGTGATCAAGCTTGGGACAACGTAACGACTCTGCGATGATACCGTTGTACCAGAATATTCTTTAAACATTCGGTGAATAAATTATCCTTCAACTTACTTCCGGGCATAACCTGTCCGCAGTCCTGAAGAGTGAGCGAAGTGAGAGAATTTTCCTGGTCGACACGTACGACTCCATAACTCAAACCAGACATGGACAATACGCCTCTTCCAGTGGCGTTGACACCGGCACGTCCGGGTCTCCTAACCGATACAGTGAGTGCTTCGCTGGACGAAGCGCAGGGACAGACGGCGTCTGGTCTGAGACCCTTGGATTGAAAGACAGACAAAAACTGATCGCAGGATGACAGTGACCACGGATTGGCGCCGTCAGCAACGAGCAGCAGTCTGAGCGACGATAGTGAAATATCCTTGTGATCCTTGGTAGCGAGTAAACCCCAGTGTAAGTCTCTCGACTTGACGACAGCGACGCTGGCCCGATGTTTCGTGATCATCTGCATCCAGCTAGCGGGACTGACCTTCATGAGAGCGTAAGGAATAAAGACAACGTGCATGCCGTTAAGAATACTTGTCAAAGTGCTGTGCCACAATCCGACTTCTCGCTTGAAATCCAAAACGCAAACGGCGTTCTCGCCCTCCGTGTAACCGCAGGCCATTGTCAGAGCCCTGCAATTAGCCAGCATAGCTGCTCTGGTGACAGTGACTCCCATGACGGATCCATCCTTGTCGGTAGTGTACTCTATGTAGGCAGGAGTGTCGTCGGTAAGCCTCGGCGGCGGCATCCAATCCTTGGGCGTCTTTCCAAGATGCTCGGTAACGAACCAGTGCAGCTTCGGCCATCCCTTAAACGCTACAACCTCGCCTGCAGCGGTCTTGGGCAACCCCTTTAGACACGCCTCACTGGTAAGAGCGACCTGGATCCCGCAGCTACCCAGTAAAAATCCAATCTGCTGAGAACCAGCGTCGCGTCTCGTCAACGGGACCTCGATAGGAACGGGAACAATCCCAGCCTGAAGACATCCGTAAAACGCGCACATAAAGCTTATCGGATCATTATTCGGATAGACGAGAGCTATCCGGTCCCCGGGTTTCAGACAACAATCACCACTCCGACTGAGCGCCTTGTTTAACAGCGTGTAAGCTATCTTGTGGGACCTGCTGAGTAGCTTCCCGTAGGTCAAAGGTACCGATGGCTTTCCATTGGGGTCCAAAACGGTGGCGGCCGGTGCCTTATAGCTGGCAGATCCGtaccgttgaatggcggctTCGAGTGACCTGGGCAGTCCCGATGGAACGGAAAGCGGTTCACCAACGGCGGATGTCATGGATCCGCCCTCTGGTTTCGGTGCGTTAGGATCCTTCGGGTTGGCCGCGATCTCCAGCTCGATGTCGTCGTCCTCGTAGAACTCGGGCAGCGGTCTCCGCTTCGGTCTCTTCAGTGTGTTCAGCAGCTGCTGGATCTTGGCCGATACCTTCCACCGTCCAGTGGTCCCCGTGTTGTCCTCGACGACGTGGTACCGGTTCACCCGGTCGGCCCCCGGCCTCCTGGACTGCGTCGTGTGCGTCACGTCGGGTGGTTGGATGTTGCAGTAGGCGTGGGGTGCGTACTCGGCGATGTCCGTTATGTCCGCGGGCGGCCTCCTGGCCGGCGGCCTCGGGGGCGGCGGCGTGTCTCGTGCCGATCCCGTGCTGCTCGTGTCCGAGAGACCGGTTCCAGTCGGTCCCCCAGCCCCGGGACTCTCCTCGGTGACGACGCTGTCCTCGTCGCTGCTCGACTCGCCGCTGTCGCGACGTTCTCGATCCGGACTCCTGGCCATCACCGACGTACGCTTAGACGGCATCGGGAGAGAGGGTTTCGGACGACCCTGCATCGCGGCTAGTGCCTGCTGGACCGCCTCTTGGCGCACCTCTGGACAACCAAACACCTTGCGTTAATCATGTACCATGCGAAACACTTTCGGCGAAACGTTCGCTATTCTTCATCGAGTTGTCACGATCACGGTGTCACGTGACCGACTCAAAGAGCATATATAGTTTACGAGATtcggtataatatttttcacaaccTTCTGATcgatttccaaatttttgtCAAGGGATCATCTTAGTCTAGCGGAATAGCTGAttgtcacgattttttttttcttcaatcgtTAAAATACGTTAATcggtctgttttttttttttttttttcttatcccaAATCAAAGCTTTCgtgaagaagagaaaataatttttaaacgttacatattcgtttacttttttcgatttcaatcgaatttcaaatcgaaCCGATGTTTTATttagttattaaaaattagtaCGGAATCTCATAAATACTCCGAAATCGGTCACGTGACACAGTGCTTAAAATACCTCGAATGGGAAAAAACTACTTTGTTATTTTAAACACTAATATTAAACACCAACTTCATTCTCTCGAGTTCAAACGTCAAACGAGTTACACATAGACATGTTCAGATACGCTACAAGGAGTGAAGGTTATCGTCGAAGAAAATTTCCTTCACTCCGATAATTGTAGCGTTATGTATttaaatattacataaaatCACAACAATGGCAGCGAcgagtttttatttatttaatttttatttgttggtttttttttttttttttaaagcaaaACACAGCGACATCTAGGctcgttaattaattaacttcgcatcttcgtttttttttttccaataatttcaattttcacaagaTTTTAGAACGATTAATGATGCAGAAAACAATAACAACGATTAgggaaacagaaaattttttgtggGTACAGTTAACATGgttatttatgtatgtatttactGAACAGGGtatatatcaatgtataattataGACACATGCAACgtcaaaatatgaaatatatatgtatatatatatatcattgGCATGATCCacaataaataacaattatttttaataaataatgcagtaataataataacaacaataattacaCATTTAGCCGAACAACAAATAGACAATGCAGATTATCCAGCTTATACATGCAGCAATAACACTACATTCGTATGTagcgttgaaaaattcctcccctttttctatatttcattattataattatatcttaCTTATTTATATAGGCTGACCGTTTGATACGGCATAATTGCGTTTTCAATCTCACATTAGGCACACCGCTCGTGGATAAAAATATAGCGTTATAAGTGAATATAACTGCTCTTACGATACGTGCGTTATCTAATCGTAAGTAAGacaagatgaaaaaagaaatatccaGTTAAAGTATCCTACTTTTTTAGTCCTTCATCTCTCTATTTTCTCTCCCTTTTAAGATATAGTATAATGCCTATAATTAGTCGATCTGTTTATCTACGTGCCGGTAAGAGATACCCGGAACGTCGTGATAATGAATTTGCGATTAACGTGTCGAGGTCGCAAGTATAATGAATCATTTCGCGATAAGCTCTTGAATAGAAGATAaggcaaaaaaattaccgacGATTCCAAGATTTACGGATTAGTCAGATTTCAGTTTCCCGTTTGCAATTTCGCAGTGAAATTGGATCGATCGTCGATCGGTCACATGTGACCTTATGATCGTGAGTAATTCTATATCATAAGCGAATCGCAAAAAGAGGGGTcaaccctttgagtcatagtGCGGTAAGTATTCTTATCacctattttatatacatttttcgtgtatttagagaactttgcaaaacatttctttgcggttttttgctatttctgatagtatactaacaggttttcaatactcgagagtaattattgcgatataacgtaatttattattattagaaacaaattgattgaaaaaaatcgtgacaattgatggaataattcatttccgaaaAAATTACCCCGTTCTACACGTAcacatgttttacataaattataagtgTTTGGGTTCGCTGAtaacgaatctgaaatcgggtttaaaaaattcaaaatggcggatcgaATATggtgaacgaaaatttcaagttcgATCAAATCCGGGGAAAAAACTCTGTTCCAAGGTTTTTAGGATCgctaattacgaatctgaaatcagatttcgaaaattcgccacagcgaatccaatcagcgatCCCGAAAACTTCTGCATAGAGTTTTTTTGACcatattcgatcaaatttgaaattttcctccaccatcttgaattctcaaaatctgatttcgcATCTTGTTACAAAAGTTGAGTCGGCACGGAAatgtgactcaaagggttgaattgaaaaagaaaaaaaataaaaaccagcgaatgataaaatttcgctcgtaaTCGTTGATCTCCCTCATCTCCTCTCTCGTCTCTTCTGTTTTCTCACTCCTtgtgttttctttctctcttttttacGTCATATACTCACCGGAATGGTAGCGACTTTCATTGCGCGTAAGTCTTCGATTTCCGCGTCTGGCAGCTGCCGTGTTTGTATTCGCAGCATTCCCTGAACCGGCGGAGCCCGAGGGACTCGCTATTCCTGGGGCCAGACGGCCTCCTGCatgcaacaacaacaacaacaatctaacaacaacagcaacggCAGCACCAGCGGCAACGACGATTATTTAAAAACCGGAAAGCAAGAATTATTCAACCAATATTATTACGCTGATTtgacaatttattgtaaaaccTCCGGGAAATTATACCGCGCGAAGTGATTCAAGTaattttatacgtacgtataaatgtaataatgaaatttacgTATATTCGATATTATTTCTATATATTACGACTGTTCTTATTGTTctcgacaaaaaattcatcacgtaTATACGAACATAATTATTACTGTTCAAATCATACTTTCGAGCTCAAAGTTAAAACTGAATCACCTCGTAGATATAAAAACGCCTTTCAAAATcgtgttatatttattttattattattattattattattcttttttttcctatcaCCATTAgttgtgtatgtataaaaagaaaaataataattagaaCCCTAATTCATTCCTGCTGTTGCATAATATCGAATAATCCTTCCCactcatttaaaaatttttatttacgttgTTAAGTAccatgtaatatatattttctttaaaaatcatcaccaccaccaccaccaccaccatcaccaccactgcttttgtatataatacatacattattGAATACGGTGTGCGTAGGTAATTAACTACAGCGaaatttgtatatacatatattgtatatatatacaaactTTAATCGTGCATCATTGTGCATGCAATATGATACAACAATACCATCGCCGTAAGAAATTCTATAATTGCTAAATTATGTACCAAataattatacctacgtatatttataatatatagaaTTGTACAGACGGTGTGACGAAATGTAAGTATATACAGTAAGAAAACCGCAACCCGCGATACCACCAGAACGCAACAATGAACACAAATATTTATACCCACATCGTATCTATTCTAAATCTACATAAGTTTTTCATAGAATatcgttatacgtatacttgtCAAGCAAGgttgttgaaaatcattaaTACTCGCAGCCTGAATTCAGAACAAAACGAATAAACGAGAATAGAggtaagtataatttttttaaaagtgttCAATactatgtataaaaaaaataaatgatgttACAATGTATATGAAGCATTTTACGAAGTATCGATCAAGATCGGAAATTGATATTTCCGatttcatttaatatttttttttttcgaaagtaCTGGTCAGAAAACAAAGAggtgattttttgaaaaaaaaaaattcttagaaaatatcacaaaattttacattcatcaCAGCGAAggttggaaaatttcaaaaattagtTCCGGGATGCGAAAAAATCTTCTCATATTTTCCTGGaagtttccaaattttttcagactaATCTCGAACACGAATGAttgaaaacttggaaaaaaaaaaaatcaaagagtTGTTTTTCGACCAGTACTTTCGCAGAAAAAGGTTTGGATGAAATCGGAAATATCGATTTCCGATTTTGATCGATACttcgtggaatgccccatgtacatatacatacacaataTGCAGGTATAGTTTGTCGAAAGGAATTGATACCGGGTTGTAAATTATTCTTCTGACCGCAGCCCGCGGTTGTTAAACGATTACGCTTTAAACACGCGTGCACGCACTATACATGGTATACGGTACAGGATAGCTGTATACAGGTATAGCAACTTTTTGTTGAATCTCTACTTACTTATATTGAATTTCTATTCTCTGAACGATTTCCCGCTATGTAATACCTACCGTATTGCAGTCAGTGCGATAATTGCGCGGCCTGCATAAGCCAACTGCAAAATTATCGGAAAATGTTACCGATTATAGAATAAAGCCGGAAAACCAGTTTTTTTCCCCGATACTTTTCATCGccgtgaaagaaaaagagagaaaaaaaaaaaaggcctGTCGATCTGTCCGAAAAACTTCTGCGACGATCTTGAAAATGATCGAGAGAAAAATCTTAAACCGACAGGACTTGGCAgccaaatgaaaaagttttgaatgagaaagttggaaaaaaaaaacattttgaaaaaaactgggaaaaaatataatcgtttactcggagaaaataataagaaggaaaatttataaatttatcggtaaaactttgaaaatcgattcatttCCGGTATAACCGGAGGTTCGAATTAAATGTTTAGAAACGTAaggattcgttgaaattagagAAAGTGATTTGAGACCGTAGCCAATACTTTTCTTATGCCGCCAAAGGTGAACGAAAAgtagaggataaaaaaaaaattgaggaaagaACGAAAGAAACAAGAAACTGTGTTGAAGAATCGAATTCAACTGCTCAGGCAGttgttgtataaaaattgaaaaaaagttacgTTTGACTGTCCAAATAGCTAATTTCAAATCGCACAAGCTGCAAAACGTTAAATTATAGATTAAAATCTACAATAATTATCGAAAGTGTCGTACAAtctaaaaggaaaaataaaaagaaacaaattgcGATCGCATTTACAATGTGACTAACATTTTGTTTCACACAAAATTCCCTAACTTTACTCGTCTAATCTCgtaaataattagaaattgcACAATACGATTACCGAAAATCAATTTAACTGAATTTACGAAGCATTATAGCTGAAGTTTGAAAactatttaaagaaaaaaaaaaaaaaaaaaacttacgcTTTTTTGCATGGTTCATCATAATTCCCTAACTTTTCCTTGACATTCCTCGATGgacgaaattccctgactatTCCTCGTTTTCCCGGAAATATCGCCGCGCCAATTTAATCTACAATAAGCGTGAATGGCGGGTGAGTTTAACTAAGCAATTCGCAGTTTTCATCCGTATTTTGATACCGAGGTGAGGATCGATTAGCATCCTAGTCTGCGCCTCTATTATTCTATTCATGGCCAATCCGCTAATGGAGAGAGAGCCGAATATCTGCTGGGGTAGGAGCGAAATAGCCGGAGGAAGTCGGTGTTGAAAAAACACCCTGCTGATTAGCCGGGGAGAAACGAAATGGAGCATTCCGGTTGTAATCGATCTGACTTGAGAAAAACTTTGCAGGAAAATCACTCGACAGCGCGTTTCGAATttggtgaatatttttttatttattttttttatttctttttcttttttttttgtatcaatcAAGAAGATCTTAGTTTCTCGAATTTCTGTAAAAGCATACGTTTCATTAGTCTCACAATCTAATTGTGAGAATATTTCGGAGAATTAGTgcagataaattaaaaaaatgaaatatgcaAATTTCATTACAGGGCTACatttagttgaaaaaatgtatgaattgTTGTACTTTGTATGAGTCACTGTTTTACAATCGTGCCGATTATAAACGTGGAATGCACCGTACGTTATGAGTAATCCACACCCTCGGTCAGCCGGTGTGATTATTATTCGATTCTTAAGTGACGTCggcggttaaaaaaaaaaaaaaagataaaaataaatttaccgaGTGCAATAAGATTTCCGGCtcgtttctaaaaaaaaaaaaagcgataTGATTCCAGGACTTCTATTTATCGGTAAAGATAAGCAGTTTCGAAACTgagattacaaaaattaagaatCACAATAATTGTGGGAAAATTCGTGATACACACGATACACATATTTTATACAGCGTTTCATTTGAAACTTTAGTTTAGAATAAAAGTTGACGATATTTGTTACATTATTAACCTTATATGCAGTATTGTATACCGGGACAATATCTTGAAACATGgaaatcaaccgcgcatgcgccaaataattaaatctcattggtcggaGAAAtcttgtctgcgatgcaggcgggccaacctacgcaaaatgtctacgtttgaattttcaaaaagcgTAAGCGTTAAATCCCGAccgttcttcgaagaatcgactttccgacccgataacaaatgcttcccaaacctttccgagtcaccgcctcaattatttaagattctaacctcgaaaattcgtatcaactgcatcgccggcagaaacggtttgacagctgaaaactcgggttggccagcctgcacgaacagccgataaaactcgcgcatgcgcgtttgat is a window encoding:
- the LOC124297548 gene encoding disco-interacting protein 2 isoform X8; its protein translation is MAEFNIDVSKLPEDVREKLAELDLELSEGDITQKGYEKKRTRLLQQYTSKQQGIGGVGVGVGVGVGGGGGGGADGGGGAGNAVVGVVGPAERGGSGGTGYAGGGGGGGGGGGRPQPRARRTQRRVTHSEKRYHSEVRQEAVQQALAAMQGRPKPSLPMPSKRTSVMARSPDRERRDSGESSSDEDSVVTEESPGAGGPTGTGLSDTSSTGSARDTPPPPRPPARRPPADITDIAEYAPHAYCNIQPPDVTHTTQSRRPGADRVNRYHVVEDNTGTTGRWKVSAKIQQLLNTLKRPKRRPLPEFYEDDDIELEIAANPKDPNAPKPEGGSMTSAVGEPLSVPSGLPRSLEAAIQRYGSASYKAPAATVLDPNGKPSVPLTYGKLLSRSHKIAYTLLNKALSRSGDCCLKPGDRIALVYPNNDPISFMCAFYGCLQAGIVPVPIEVPLTRRDAGSQQIGFLLGSCGIQVALTSEACLKGLPKTAAGEVVAFKGWPKLHWFVTEHLGKTPKDWMPPPRLTDDTPAYIEYTTDKDGSVMGVTVTRAAMLANCRALTMACGYTEGENAVCVLDFKREVGLWHSTLTSILNGMHVVFIPYALMKVSPASWMQMITKHRASVAVVKSRDLHWGLLATKDHKDISLSSLRLLLVADGANPWSLSSCDQFLSVFQSKGLRPDAVCPCASSSEALTVSVRRPGRAGVNATGRGVLSMSGLSYGVVRVDQENSLTSLTLQDCGQVMPGSVVVVVKMEGQPFICKTDEVGEICVHSSATGSQYWGLQGLTNNTFKVSPLLPDGTPQGEVEYARSGLLGFLGPGGLVFVCGSRDGLMTVTGRKHNADDIIATVLAVEPMKFIYRGRIAVFSVRVLRDERICVVAEQRPDCSEEESFQWMSRVLQAVDSIHAVGIYCLALVPPNYLPKTPLGGIHLSETKRRFLEGALHPANVLLCPHTCVTNLPKPREVHSDVGPASVMVGNIVQGNRLASAQGRDMGILDEDSDSAKKYQFISEILRWRAASTSDHVIFTLLNAKGAIATSLSCSQLHKKAERIGNLLLDRGRINTGDHVALIFPPGIDLICAFYGCLYVGAVPVTIRPPHPQNLQTTLPTVRMIVDVSKSVLVLSNQNLLKLLKSKEANNVVDMKTWPTTLDMDDMPKKKLPVMYRAPTAEMLAYLDFSVSTTGMLAGIKMSHAAVTSLCRAMKLACELYPSRHIALCLDPYSGLGFALWCLSSIYSGHHSILIPPSEVEANPASWLSAVSQHRVRDTFCSYGVMELCTKGLGSSVHALKARGVSLACVRTCVVVAEERPRIALTTSFSKLFSALGLSPRAVSTSFGCRVNTAICLQGASSPEPSTVYVDLRALRNDRVSLVERGSPHSLCLMESGKLLPGVKVIIANPETKGQCGDSHLGEIWVQSSHNASGYFTIYGDESDYADHFNARLVTGNTGEVYARTGYLGFLRRTESVQQSAVGDTTGDSSASDAEGPPVDAELHDAVFVVGALDEAILLRGMRYHPIDIENSVMRCHKKIAECAVFTWTNLLVVVVELDGSESEALDLVALVTSAVLEEHHLVVGVVVVVDPGVVPINSRGEKQRMHLRDGFLADQLDPIYVAYNM
- the LOC124297548 gene encoding disco-interacting protein 2 homolog A isoform X6 translates to MAEFNIDVSKLPEDVREKLAELDLELSEGDITQKGYEKKRTRLLQQYTSKQQGIGGVGVGVGVGVGGGGGGGADGGGGAGNAVVGVVGPAERGGSGGTGYAGGGGGGGGGGGRPQPRARRTQRRVTHSEKRYHSGGRLAPGIASPSGSAGSGNAANTNTAAARRGNRRLTRNESRYHSEVRQEAVQQALAAMQGRPKPSLPMPSKRTSVMARSPDRERRDSGESSSDEDSVVTEESPGAGGPTGTGLSDTSSTGSARDTPPPPRPPARRPPADITDIAEYAPHAYCNIQPPDVTHTTQSRRPGADRVNRYHVVEDNTGTTGRWKVSAKIQQLLNTLKRPKRRPLPEFYEDDDIELEIAANPKDPNAPKPEGGSMTSAVGEPLSVPSGLPRSLEAAIQRYGSASYKAPAATVLDPNGKPSVPLTYGKLLSRSHKIAYTLLNKALSRSGDCCLKPGDRIALVYPNNDPISFMCAFYGCLQAGIVPVPIEVPLTRRDAGSQQIGFLLGSCGIQVALTSEACLKGLPKTAAGEVVAFKGWPKLHWFVTEHLGKTPKDWMPPPRLTDDTPAYIEYTTDKDGSVMGVTVTRAAMLANCRALTMACGYTEGENAVCVLDFKREVGLWHSTLTSILNGMHVVFIPYALMKVSPASWMQMITKHRASVAVVKSRDLHWGLLATKDHKDISLSSLRLLLVADGANPWSLSSCDQFLSVFQSKGLRPDAVCPCASSSEALTVSVRRPGRAGVNATGRGVLSMSGLSYGVVRVDQENSLTSLTLQDCGQVMPGSVVVVVKMEGQPFICKTDEVGEICVHSSATGSQYWGLQGLTNNTFKVSPLLPDGTPQGEVEYARSGLLGFLGPGGLVFVCGSRDGLMTVTGRKHNADDIIATVLAVEPMKFIYRGRIAVFSVRVLRDERICVVAEQRPDCSEEESFQWMSRVLQAVDSIHAVGIYCLALVPPNYLPKTPLGGIHLSETKRRFLEGALHPANVLLCPHTCVTNLPKPREVHSAGDSVADVGPASVMVGNIVQGNRLASAQGRDMGILDEDSDSAKKYQFISEILRWRAASTSDHVIFTLLNAKGAIATSLSCSQLHKKAERIGNLLLDRGRINTGDHVALIFPPGIDLICAFYGCLYVGAVPVTIRPPHPQNLQTTLPTVRMIVDVSKSVLVLSNQNLLKLLKSKEANNVVDMKTWPTTLDMDDMPKKKLPVMYRAPTAEMLAYLDFSVSTTGMLAGIKMSHAAVTSLCRAMKLACELYPSRHIALCLDPYSGLGFALWCLSSIYSGHHSILIPPSEVEANPASWLSAVSQHRVRDTFCSYGVMELCTKGLGSSVHALKARGVSLACVRTCVVVAEERPRIALTTSFSKLFSALGLSPRAVSTSFGCRVNTAICLQGASSPEPSTVYVDLRALRNDRVSLVERGSPHSLCLMESGKLLPGVKVIIANPETKGQCGDSHLGEIWVQSSHNASGYFTIYGDESDYADHFNARLVTGNTGEVYARTGYLGFLRRTESVQQSAVGDTTGDSSASDAEGPPVDAELHDAVFVVGALDEAILLRGMRYHPIDIENSVMRCHKKIAECAVFTWTNLLVVVVELDGSESEALDLVALVTSAVLEEHHLVVGVVVVVDPGVVPINSRGEKQRMHLRDGFLADQLDPIYVAYNM
- the LOC124297548 gene encoding disco-interacting protein 2 isoform X7 encodes the protein MAEFNIDVSKLPEDVREKLAELDLELSEGDITQKGYEKKRTRLLQQYTSKQQGIGGVGVGVGVGVGGGGGGGADGGGGAGNAVVGVVGPAERGGSGGTGYAGGGGGGGGGGGRPQPRARRTQRRVTHSEKRYHSEVRQEAVQQALAAMQGRPKPSLPMPSKRTSVMARSPDRERRDSGESSSDEDSVVTEESPGAGGPTGTGLSDTSSTGSARDTPPPPRPPARRPPADITDIAEYAPHAYCNIQPPDVTHTTQSRRPGADRVNRYHVVEDNTGTTGRWKVSAKIQQLLNTLKRPKRRPLPEFYEDDDIELEIAANPKDPNAPKPEGGSMTSAVGEPLSVPSGLPRSLEAAIQRYGSASYKAPAATVLDPNGKPSVPLTYGKLLSRSHKIAYTLLNKALSRSGDCCLKPGDRIALVYPNNDPISFMCAFYGCLQAGIVPVPIEVPLTRRDAGSQQIGFLLGSCGIQVALTSEACLKGLPKTAAGEVVAFKGWPKLHWFVTEHLGKTPKDWMPPPRLTDDTPAYIEYTTDKDGSVMGVTVTRAAMLANCRALTMACGYTEGENAVCVLDFKREVGLWHSTLTSILNGMHVVFIPYALMKVSPASWMQMITKHRASVAVVKSRDLHWGLLATKDHKDISLSSLRLLLVADGANPWSLSSCDQFLSVFQSKGLRPDAVCPCASSSEALTVSVRRPGRAGVNATGRGVLSMSGLSYGVVRVDQENSLTSLTLQDCGQVMPGSVVVVVKMEGQPFICKTDEVGEICVHSSATGSQYWGLQGLTNNTFKVSPLLPDGTPQGEVEYARSGLLGFLGPGGLVFVCGSRDGLMTVTGRKHNADDIIATVLAVEPMKFIYRGRIAVFSVRVLRDERICVVAEQRPDCSEEESFQWMSRVLQAVDSIHAVGIYCLALVPPNYLPKTPLGGIHLSETKRRFLEGALHPANVLLCPHTCVTNLPKPREVHSAGDSVADVGPASVMVGNIVQGNRLASAQGRDMGILDEDSDSAKKYQFISEILRWRAASTSDHVIFTLLNAKGAIATSLSCSQLHKKAERIGNLLLDRGRINTGDHVALIFPPGIDLICAFYGCLYVGAVPVTIRPPHPQNLQTTLPTVRMIVDVSKSVLVLSNQNLLKLLKSKEANNVVDMKTWPTTLDMDDMPKKKLPVMYRAPTAEMLAYLDFSVSTTGMLAGIKMSHAAVTSLCRAMKLACELYPSRHIALCLDPYSGLGFALWCLSSIYSGHHSILIPPSEVEANPASWLSAVSQHRVRDTFCSYGVMELCTKGLGSSVHALKARGVSLACVRTCVVVAEERPRIALTTSFSKLFSALGLSPRAVSTSFGCRVNTAICLQGASSPEPSTVYVDLRALRNDRVSLVERGSPHSLCLMESGKLLPGVKVIIANPETKGQCGDSHLGEIWVQSSHNASGYFTIYGDESDYADHFNARLVTGNTGEVYARTGYLGFLRRTESVQQSAVGDTTGDSSASDAEGPPVDAELHDAVFVVGALDEAILLRGMRYHPIDIENSVMRCHKKIAECAVFTWTNLLVVVVELDGSESEALDLVALVTSAVLEEHHLVVGVVVVVDPGVVPINSRGEKQRMHLRDGFLADQLDPIYVAYNM